The nucleotide window TCATCAGCTGTGGAACACGGCTCAAATCCCTCATCGAGGGCATTACATTGTCTGTGGGTTGGGCGGGACAGGCATGAATGTCATGAGCCAACTTTGTGCAAACGGGTGCAGTGTGGTGGTCATTGAGCGAGATGCTAATAATCGTTTTTTAAATGCGGCGCGATCGCTCAAAGTTCCAGTTATTCATAGTGATGCTAATTTGCTGCCTACACTTCAGCTAGTTCGTTTAACAGAGGCAGCAGCAGTTTTGGTAACGACGAGTAATGATGTCACCAATTTGGAGATTGCGCTGACGGTCAAAGGAATTGCACCCAAAGTGCCTGTTATTGTGCGTAACCAAAACCCTCAATTTGCGCCCTTAGCCCAGCAGGTATTTGATTTTGAGGCAGTGTTAAGTCCGGCAGAGTTGGCGGCTCCTTCCTTTGCGGCGGCGGCTCTGGGTGGGCGAATTTTGGGGACGGGGGTAACGGCAGACATTCTTTGGGTAGCGCTGGCGACAATGATTACTCCGGCTCATCCGTTCTGTGGCAAACGGGTGCAGGATGTGGCAATGGATGCTGATTTAGTGCCGCTCTATTTGGAAACGGAGCGTCAAACCATGCACGGGTGGAAGTTACTAGAAATGGAGTTATCGATTGGAGATGTTCTGTATTTAACAATTCCAGCAATGCATCTCGATCGATTATGGCGAGGGGCACGGCAGAAGCTGAATTTTGGGTAGGGCTTGGGGCTATAAATTTCTAGGTATTGCTGCGCGATCGCCTGACACTATAATGAAAAAGCTTTTCTAAACGGAGTGAAGCGACCTATGACTAATCTTGTAATTCAATTTGCACAGATGCCATTGCCGATCGATCTCTCTTCCCTGACTGCAATGGCGAAGATGAGCGATCAACAGTTTTATGAATTTTGTCGCACCAATCCTGAACTGCGAATTGAACGCAATGCTGCTGGAGAAGTGATTGTTATGCCACCTGCTTTTGCTGATACTGGAAACCGCAACTTCAAAATTTCGCAACAGATGGGCAACTGGGCGGATGAAGATGGGACAGGAGAACCATTTGATTCTAGTACGGGTTTCACATTACCTAATGGGGCAATTCGGTCTCCTGATGCCGCGTGGATTTTATCCGATCGCTGGAATGCTTTGGCATCTGAGGAAAAAACATCTTTTGCGCCGATCGCACCGGATTTTGTGGTGGAATTACGTTCGAGTAGTGACCGCCTAAAAACTCTGCAAGATAAGATGGCGGAATATATTGAAAATGGTGTGCGGTTAGGACTATTGATCGATCGCAAGAACTGTCAGGTTTATGTTTATCGTCCTGATCAAGACGTAGAAGTTTTAGATCATCCTGAAGCCGTGAGTTGTGAACCGGAGATGCCAGGGTTTGTTCTCAAGATGGGGAAAATTTGGTAAAGACAAGTTGTTGGTAACAACAAGTTGATCATGATCAAGATAGTGGTAAAGACATACTACGCGACGACTTTCGCCCTGACAGCAATGTTGATATATTATCGTTCTTGACCCTGATGCTAGAACGCATCTGAGCCTCATAGATTTAGTCAGAATGGAATACCACTAAGCAGCAAGAATCGAACTTGCAGCTAAAGCTTCTGAAGCTTTACCTCTACAACGGTTCCCAGCAATATATTAGATTTGATTTCTAACGTGCCGCCGTGCGCCTCAACAATACGTTTCACGATCGCTAGCCCTAATCCATTTCCCGTCGCTTTAGTGGTAAAAAAAGGCTTAGTGATCTGTTCAATTTTATCAGCAGGAATAGGTTCGCCCCCGTTACGAACTTTAATGCTGATTTCTTCCGCCATTAGTTGAACGCTCCAGTAAACCGTTTCGTTCTCGTTCACTGCTTCACAAGCATTACAAATTAAATTGATGAACACCTGCTTTAGTTTATCCTTGTCTCCTTGAATCACAGCAGGCGTATTAGCAGGCGTAAATCTGATGTGCTTGCCGTGAGTAGCAGGCATCTCTCGAAGCATCTCTAACATTTCGCTGATTAATAGGTTTAGATCTAGCTCAATGATGTTCAGCGTTTGGCACTTGGTGTAGTTCAGAATTTCATTTAGCAAACGTTGCAGGCGATCGGCTTCTTCCAGGGCAAGATTGAGGCGAAATTGGGCTACAGCAGGTAAATCTATCTTCTGAAAAGATTGAAGTCCCATTAGAACTGTAGTGAGCGGATTACGAACTTCATGGACAATCATGGCAGAGAGTTCCCCGACTTCGGCAAGGTTAGCAAGGGCACTTTCGGCTTGTTTACGCTCAGCGATCGCTGCCGACACTTGCTGATACATTTGGCTAAAGGCAGCAATCACATCTCCGAGTTCGTCGTGCCGCTGGGTTTGTAAAGATTCAAAAGGCGGGGGAGCTTCGTCTTGCAGAACAGCGGTTCCTGCATTTAACAAATCTTTCCGCAATAACATAATGGGTGTAATGAGCAGCGGCTCTAAAGCGACTAAAGTAGCAATGGTAACAAAAATAGAAATAATCAAAACAAGTCCAGCAATGCGTCCAATAAAGGCAATAATATCGGTTTGCACTGAAGTGGCATTATGACGAATAATCAGGACATATTGCCCTTCAAGGGGAGCGATCGCCCAAGCCGCATCATATTCATGACGTTGATACAGATTAGCGCCAGGATTTGCTTGAACAGCGGTAAAACTAAGCTGTGGCATTTTGCCAAAGGTGCCGACTAGGGTGCTGTCGGGACGATACAGCGCGCCTCCCAAAATTTTAGGGTTAAGGATGCTTTGTTGCAGCCGATCTAACACTTGGCGATCGGTTGTTCCAGCAGGCAGCATCCTGAGTGCGCCCGAAGTCTCGGCAGCAGAAATTTCTTTAAGCTGCGACAATAGCTCTTGCTGACGGCGGTAAATGGAGGGCAACAAAATCAACGCTTCAATCAGCACAATACTGGCAAATACCGACAACACAATCTGCCGAGATAAGCGTGCCTGAAACAGATGTCGTAATGCCAGTCGTCGAGAAGCCAATTCTTTTACCTCTTGCTGTCATCCGAAAGGCTAATCATAATAAAGCCGATTATGGTAAAGCCGATTATAGTAAAGCCGACTATGGAATATCTCAGTTTTGCATGACGATCGCAATTTTCGATCGATCAACCTATGGGGATTGAGCCTACTGGCAATGAATTGTAAACTTTCCTCAAAGCCCATTCAAAACTTCAGAGCCCTACTGTTTCCCCATGACTTCAGATCCTAACCATAAGTTCATCGTTAAGCGTGGGCCTGGTAGCTTCTTTGCAGGCGCAGTGTACCCTTTCCGGGCACTGGCTTTGTTTGCAAAAACGCCTCGCCTGCGCCGATATGTGTTGTTTCCCATTGCAGTTAACCTGTTGGTGGGTGGCACAATTTATGCAGCACTGCTGTT belongs to Timaviella obliquedivisa GSE-PSE-MK23-08B and includes:
- a CDS encoding Uma2 family endonuclease, encoding MTNLVIQFAQMPLPIDLSSLTAMAKMSDQQFYEFCRTNPELRIERNAAGEVIVMPPAFADTGNRNFKISQQMGNWADEDGTGEPFDSSTGFTLPNGAIRSPDAAWILSDRWNALASEEKTSFAPIAPDFVVELRSSSDRLKTLQDKMAEYIENGVRLGLLIDRKNCQVYVYRPDQDVEVLDHPEAVSCEPEMPGFVLKMGKIW
- a CDS encoding GHKL domain-containing protein gives rise to the protein MASRRLALRHLFQARLSRQIVLSVFASIVLIEALILLPSIYRRQQELLSQLKEISAAETSGALRMLPAGTTDRQVLDRLQQSILNPKILGGALYRPDSTLVGTFGKMPQLSFTAVQANPGANLYQRHEYDAAWAIAPLEGQYVLIIRHNATSVQTDIIAFIGRIAGLVLIISIFVTIATLVALEPLLITPIMLLRKDLLNAGTAVLQDEAPPPFESLQTQRHDELGDVIAAFSQMYQQVSAAIAERKQAESALANLAEVGELSAMIVHEVRNPLTTVLMGLQSFQKIDLPAVAQFRLNLALEEADRLQRLLNEILNYTKCQTLNIIELDLNLLISEMLEMLREMPATHGKHIRFTPANTPAVIQGDKDKLKQVFINLICNACEAVNENETVYWSVQLMAEEISIKVRNGGEPIPADKIEQITKPFFTTKATGNGLGLAIVKRIVEAHGGTLEIKSNILLGTVVEVKLQKL